One Bythopirellula goksoeyrii genomic window, ACTTTACGTGCGCACGTTGGCAGTTCGCCTTAGCAAGGTATCGACCTTGGAGGGTTGGGGTGTTCAGCAAAAATGGCTAAATAAAGTCAAGCAGAGAGAGCTGCAGAATATTGCCCGTGACCTGGAGCGAGGCTTGCATCGCAATCTGTCGAGAAGTGAGCTCGGAGATGGCCTCGACCAGATCGACATCCATCTCCTCCGAGAGGGCGGCCCTCAGTCGAACGTCTTCATCCTCCAGGTTTAGTTGAGATAGTTCCAAGCCCTGCTGAGTCGCTCCGATTTGTGCTCTGGCAAAGGTCACACGATCGATGTCCACGTTGATATCTGCCAAGGCCCTTTCGACTCCGTTAAGGTCCTCGTTCACCAACGCATCCCGTAGGCGAATCAGTGTGTTGAAGACGCTCTTGTTTTCTAAGAAGTTGTGATCTTCGCTCGTTAGGCTTCCCGTACTGCTGCTGGCCACTGAGGAACCGCTCGGCACAAATCCGAGTAACTCTGCTGCTTGTGATTCCTCGGCTTGAGTAACCGTTAAAGAACCTGAACCGACCGTGTTGTCTACGAGTTCAATACCATTGCCGGTGGAAGTGAGTCGTGCCGTGATGTTGGAGGTTGTAATGGCATTAATCGCATCAATCACATCACCGACTGTCTCAGCTCCACTCAGATCGATGCCAAACTCTTCTCCGCTGGCAGAAGTAATCGAGAAATCGATATAGCGATTGTCATCGCCCGTGATTGCTGGTCCAGAAGTGCTGGCTGAGGTGTCTCCGTTAGGAACCAAACCCAAGTATTGGGCAGCCAGGCTGCCGGTAGCTTGAGTGATCGAAAAATCAGTCGTTCCGGGAACCGTATTGTCGACCAACTCCAAAATATTACCTGGAGGAGAAAGCTGGGCCGTGACATCCCCGCCCGTTACAGTGTTGATTTGAGTGACCACTTCGGAGAGCGAGGTAGCAGTCGACAAATCAATATCAAAGGTCTGACCGTCTCGGGAGGTGATCGTGAAATCAGTACCCACAGTAGTTGGCAGTTGAAACCCAGGTTGCGTTGGCACTCCGACACCATAGTTGAAGTCGCTCAGCTTGGTTGCAGTGCCATAGGTTCGCACGCCCAACTGTGATGCGGTAGTGCCGCCATTCTCGCCGATTTGGAAATCGTTGCCGCTCAGCAAAGAACGAATATTGATGCCGTCCCCACCAGAGTTTATTTCGGCGTGAAGTCCGGCACCGGCATTGTTGAGCGTGTTTAGTACGTCTTCGACCGTTTCTGCGTTCTCGAAGCTGATGTTGTAGGTATCACCGCCATTCACTATGCGTAAGCCTGAGTTGAGATCAAGCGTTGTGCCTGAGCCTCCCGAGGTGGTTGCTGCCGTGGCGGTAAGACTCACTTTTCCGGTTCCCGCTTCCACTGCCGAAGTGGAATCATTCGGGTCGACGGTGGCCGAGAAGGTTCCTTCGGCATTGATAGCCGACACCACCTGATTCGCTGTTGAAGCACCTGGATCGATACGAATGTAAAGCGTTTTCGCTTCGCCACCACTATTGCCGGTGTTGCCCTGCACCGAGCCAATGTCACCGGCAGCAATGTTCGCAGCAGGGACATAAGAAGCTTCGAGACTATTATCGTGGACCGCAGAGAAAGTCCCTTCGTTGTTAATCTCGTTGATCACGGTCTGAACGGTCGTTGCACCCGTGGAGTCGACCGCGATGGATAGGTTCTTGGTTAGGCTGTCGTAGCTGACGCTTGCTGTATCGCCAATCGCTCCGCCGTCGGTGATGTTGATCACGACGTCGTTAAAATCGATTCCGGCAGAGCCTGCCGTGAGAATCAAATCATTGCCGATTCCGGATAACGTGAGCGAAGCGGTCGCGCTCCGTGCGTTGGCGTCGTACTGGGCGACTTCATTTCCTGCTGATAGCCCCGGTGCCGCGGCCAGTAGATCATCGTCAACGTATTGGACGGACACACCGTTAAATGCTGCGCCATTTACGCCAGCTTGTACGAGAATGTCATTGTTGTCGCTGCTGCTTCCCGACTTGATCGCGGTATGTGCCTTGGAACCGAGTAGGTCCTCGAGCCGTGTGGTCTTGAGTAGAAGCGGTTCGAGGTCTTGCCCCACCAGAGGAGTGGTACCTACTCCTGTTTTCTCCAAGATACCTAGCTCGCGGGCGGCCGTACCATTGGCGACCTCCGTGACCGTGAGAGTTCCACCCAGGGATCCACCTGGATCGGCAAGCTGCAATTGCAAACCGGTTCCAGTCACGCTCACGAGAATCTCGCGACCTGCAGGGGGATTCTCTTCGATCAGGCGGACGACATCGCCAATCGTGCGAGCCCCACTGATATCCACGATCGATTGGTTCGTACCGTCGGAGATGGTAAGGGCACCTCCAGGCGACAAACCGCGCCCACCACGCAGACTGCTGAGCTTTGTATTGATACTCAAGGCGGGATTCAAGTCGACGCTAGATTCAACCTGCGCCGAAGTCCCGCCAAACACTTCATGCCCAGAAACATTTGATGCAAACAACACGCCGAAATCAGAATGACTCTGGATCGACCCCTTATCGCCGTTGAAGACCACGTTCCCATCGACGATTTCATAGGGAGGCTTGCTCGTCTTGGAACCAGAAAAGAGATAGCGACCCTGAAATTGGCGATTCGCGAGGGTTACCAGGTTTTCCAAATAGCCATTGATCTCGGCAATGGCCGCATCACGTTCTTCGGGAGACGAGAGAGTTCCAGCAACTCCAAGCGTGGAACCTTTGATGTCAGCCAACTGGGTTGCCACATCTTGCAATGCAATGTCACTGGCGCCCAGATATTGCTGCCCAATTCGCATGTTGGTGCCAAGCTGGTCCTTGCGCTCGATCAACCGCTGCAAAGCAATGGCCCGCAGGGCGGCGGGGCCGTCGTCACTGGGTAGCGTGATTCGCTGCCCCGTGGCGATCTGTTCCTGAAGCCGAAACAACTGAAGCTGGTCGTTCTGGAATTGCTGAGTAAGCCGCTGCCGCAAGAGCAGGCCGCTCACGCGGGAATTCGGAATCGGAATGATGCCGGCCATGTTTGGTGACTCGTAATCTACAGTCGAGGGTAAGCGGGTTATAGGTTGATCAAAGTATCGAGCAACTGAGCGAGTGTGCTAATGTAGCGCGCCGACGCCTGGTAGGTTTGCTGCAACAGGATCATGTCGATAGCTTCTTCATCGATATTCACACCGCTGACTGCCTGAGAACTCGCTTCCAAAGTTCCCGCAAAGACGCGAAAGCCATCAGCCACGGCTGATGATATCGTGGCACCTTGGGTCGTTTCGTTGATAATCGTGTCGTAAAGACCACGAATCGAACTTCCATCCAAGGTGGTGAGCGACTCATCGTAGAGGGCTACCAATCGTATGGCATTCTGGGATCCTTCATTGATTCCCTGGGTACTGGCGGCAAACTTGGCACCGGCACCTGATCCATCGCGGAGTTGGCTGTTTACGTTCAATTCCCTCGCCGTAGAGCCGGTGAAGAACGTATTGATCCCCAGGGCAGCCAACGTGCCACTTTCATCCGAAGGGTTCTCGATACCAAAACTAAAATCGATGTCGTTTGTCTCCGACTCAAGGACTAATCGATTGTCGAGATCGACTCTTGCCGAGAGGCCTTCAATAGCATCCAACTCGGCCGCCAGGGAGCGAAGCGTTGTATCATTGCCGTCGAGCCCATTGAGATCGATGCGAATGTCGTGTGTCTTGGTGACGTCATCCTTCCTATTGCGAATCAACACTTGCAGGGAGCCATTCACTGGCGTGAAATCAAGCCCCGCCTTGTTCAGCGCGACATCAGGGTCGTCCACGCGCGCCGTGCTGGTGACTTCCGTGAATCCCTCGATCCCCTGCCCTTGGCTATAAAGTTTGTTGAATTCGAAAGCCAGTGAAGCGGCAAAGTTGTCGAAGCTCTCAAGAAAACTCCCCAGCACATTGTCACGTGCTTCGTAAACTCCATGGAGTTCGCCTCCACCCACCTGCAAGTGACTCTTGTTGTCGACAAATCGGACGCGTGTTGTATTGACGCCATCCTCTTCGACACCAACCGACTCGACCTTCCGGCTCGTTCCATCGAAAACGAGTAGCTCCCCGTTTAGTGAAATATTGACTACGCCAGTCTCACCCTCGGTCGCTTTGATGTCGACTAGGTTGGCCAACTTGGTAAGGGCTACCGAGCGCTGGCTGCGGAGTCCTCCGGCATCGCTGCCGGTCGTGCCTCCTCCCTCGATTGTGACAATCTGAAGGTTCAGCTTGCGGATTTCCTCCGTCAACGTATTGATTTCCGTGGCAATCGACTGCACCCGGCTACTGAGATCGGCATGCACTCCCTTGATGCGACGATCGAGGGAGTTGATTCGCTGCGTGAGACTCACGCCGTCCTTCACTACAAGATCGCGTATGCCAACATTTTCTGGCGCAGAGGTGACATTTTCGATGCCATTGAAGAACTGTGTCAAAGCCGAGCTAATGTCAACGTCCGTCAACTCGCCGATGATTGCTTGGAGGTCGTTGAAGACCTTTTCTTGTACCTCGGCGCTGGCCAGATCGCTACCAGCATCGCGCAGTCGAGTCTCGAGAAACTTGTCGATGACCTGCTCGATCCCTGCGACTTCGACCCCTAAGCCGAGCGTGAGATTCCCGATTTTCTGCACCGGAGCAGGCGTAAAGATCGCGCGCTCACGGACGTAGCCGGGCGTGTTGGCATTGGCAATATTGTTTCCAACCACATGCAGACCGATCTGCATGGCTTGCAACGTATTGCCGGCCATCTGAAGTGAGCCGAAGATCGACATAGAGGAGCATTCCGTTAAACCAGACGAGTAGTCTTGGCCTCGGGATTCCCCCTCCCTCAGCGTCTAGACTGCTTGATCCATCAGAGAACCACTCTGAGAAGGAGCGGCCCCTTTCCCATATGTCGGCTTTAAATGCCCTCCAGTAGCAATAATCTCGATCATGTGAGAAAGATGGAGCATGGTTCTTTGCACAGCGACCCATTGCGACATGCAGTGATGCCGCAGCAGTTGAGAGCGCCGTTGAGCTTCATCGAGCGGTTGTTGCAGGCCTTTTGCCTGTTGCTGAGGCAAATGGCCAGCCAGAGAGCGAATGCTATCGCCAGGCATTCCTACAGATGCTGCCTGTGCTAGCAATTCTTGCCGTCGGTCGTGACATGCTTGCAGTTCTGCACACAGTAGCTCCTCCTCGGGGGCAAGTGCTGATAACTCACCCAGTTTGCGCTGGATCAGCAACTCACGCTTTCGCGACAGCAAATCGAACAGCGATTGCTGCGCGTTGTTCAACCTGCTTAGCAGGTTGGCGAGTTCCGCTTCCCAATCCATTTCGCCCATATGATTCTCTGATTCTTGTTGTTGACTCAGGATTGCAGATAGCGCGACTACTTGCTGCGAAGCAGTTTAAGTTGCAGCGAAGCAGTTTAAGGTCGGCACAGCCCACCGGAACATAGACAATTTTCGTACTAACTTTTGGTGGGTGATGCCCACCCGACTCACTACCACCGGCGAAGTGAGGTCAGATCCTCAACTGATGGCTTCAAACCCACGTCATGTTTTGCCAAGACCGCCGCTTGGGCAGGAAATTGCTGACGAAACATCGGATCGGCTATCTGGTCGGCACTTGATTCGGTCATTTCTTCAGAAAGCACCTGATCGAGCTGCCCCCGAAAAACTTCTTCGCCATGGCCGCCGTGAAAATAAGCTGCCTTGCCCTGTGTGCTCCGCATCGACTTGAGCATCTGTCCAAAGAACGCTTCACCAACAAACTGGCGAAACGTGTCCCGAACTTCTTCGGCACTTTCAACCTGTTGCTGAGCGGTAGGCATACCGGCTCGCAAGGGCTTGATCGCGTTCAGATTGTTCATGTCGATTTTCATAGTTACCTCTGTTGCCCGTCTCTCCGAGACGCGACCTCCCGACTCCGAGAGTTGTGCTCCAATTCTATTGATCAACTATCAGCCGAGCATGCAGCTTGCCACTGCGGTCAATCCCTTTGATGATTTCGATGGCATCCTCATTGGGAACCTTGAGTGCGTTGAGGGCATCGACAAGCGATTGAAGTTTGGTGGTTTCTTGCTGTTGCTGATCAATCGCCAGGAACTGAACCGGAGTTGCCACTGCTTCGACAAGCACGTTGCGATGAGAGATCACCACATCCCCAATCTGCACGTCGCCATCGATGATGATACTCCCCGTACGCTGATTGATGACCACCCGAGATTCCGGTTCCGGGTTGTAGCACTGCAATTCAAGGAGGTTGGAAACAAATTCCACAGGATCAGTGCTGTAGGCATCAGGAACCCGCACAATGATATTGGCAGCATTTGCTGCTTGGACGGCCGTGTCGTCGTTTTGGAAATAGGTTTGGCGAATCGTCGAGACAATATCGGACGCCGTCTGGAAATTGGCATGATGTTTGTCCAGGATCAGTGTCACATAACCATTTTGCACGAAGGGAGTAAACACATCCGCTTCCATCTGGCAGCCTCCCGTGATGGTCCCTACCATGGGCTGCTCAAACGAGTTGAGATGGATGTTTCCTTCGGCCGTCGCGTACACTTTCTTGTCCTGGACGTTTGGACCTTGCAACGCGGCAAAGGCGAGCCTGCCCCCCTCGAGGCTCTTCCCGTTGATCGCACTTACCTCGCAGTTGAGTTTGTCCCCCACTCTGGCACCTGTAGCCGGAATTCGGGCAGACACCATCACCAGCGAGACATTCTTATACTTTTTTAACTCTTCAAAACTGCCAGAACCAGGAATTCCCTGCTGTGGTAGCGGACTTCCCATGATTTCCATGGCACGTGCTAGGGCACGCATTGTTTGCGGATCGTTGGATTCACCTGTGCCATTCAAGCCAACCACAAGTCCCAATCCGCGCAACACATTCTCTTCCTGCCCCTTCACCCGACAAATATTTCGCAACACACTGCGGCCGTACACAGAGCTTAGATTGCTCGTTGCCGTCAAGGCGACAAAAACCAGCAACAGCAATGACTTCAAGATAGAAATGTTTCTGCTCATAGTTATCTTATCTAATTTGAACTGGCCACTCACCACTCACCACTCACAACTCACCACCACCTAAAACGGCTTATACCGATCGTACCACTTCGTAAACCATCCACGAGCATAAGCATCGCGGACCTGACCCATCTCTTCTTTGTCGATGCTCAGGTCGTAGATGGCATCGCTGCTAACAGTATTGTCCGCTTGGATTGCCTCACGACGGACAACACCTGAAAGCGATATTCGCCATTGCTCTTCGTTGTTGTTAATTGTCTGATGGCCTTCAATGACAAGGTTGCCATTGGGCTGAATGTCGACGATTTCGACTGCCATGCGAAAAGCCAGGGCATCCAACAATTCGACATCCGACTGCACACGATACTGGCTGTTGAGGGTTCCCGAGACTCTTGGATCACCATCAAATTGAGGTGCTGGTTTAAGGCTACCATTCTCGAGTCGAATCCAGTCTGCCAGCACGGCTGTGAGGCTTTGCGTTTTTCGGTTCTGAGCATCCCCTTCGCTTAAGAATCGCGACCGAACATCTACGATGACCGTAATGATGCTGTGCAATTGCAATTGCCGAGGTAGCGACTCGGGCGGCAATTCCTGGTACATGAACGAACTGTCTTCGAGCGTAAGCCCATCGCGCCCTTGGGAGGGCTGCAAGTAGAGGCTGCCATCTTGGGCACTAGCCCAGTTGGCGCTCATGCCAATTGCCAGCAGGGCAAACAGCGCGGAGAATGAAAAGGCGATTTGTAGGTTGCGATGAATCATAGATCGTCACTATCAGGTTTAACGTAGTTCTCGTGTCGAGGAGTGAAGCGTGGCAACATCGGCAGCGGAGACACCCGTGGGCAGCACATCCAGCTGCTTCCATCCTGAGACACGAGCGGCAAATTTCTCTTTGCGATCGAGGGTTTCAACCTGTACTAGATCACCCAGTGAACCATCTTGCTTTACCACGGCAAACGTTTTTACGGTGATTCCACCAGTTCGAGCAAAAACCTCAACCGTCTCACCCCGTTGCACTTGCAATGGAGCACGAAGTTGCCCGTTTTGCAGGATAGTTTCTGGATTGATCGCCCTGATGGCTTCTTTGCCTAACACCTGTTCCAACGAGCTGATGGCAGTCGCAGGCAGGTTTCCACCCTGCAGCCGAATCTCCACATCGGCAATACCGATCAGATCTCCTGCTTGAATTTTTCGTGTTGCGACTACCGTCTCTTGGAATCGATCAACGGTGGCACTTACCAAAACCGCCGGCGCCGTGCCTCTGCCACTGATCTGAAAACGTTGGCTACCCGTCCACGGGCTGAGGCCGGCGTCAGCAATAAGTTCGGGCCCAAGCTTTGCCAGTCTATTGAGCGTGGCATCGGTGAGCGAAAGTTCTAGTTCCCATTCTTGATGCCCTGTTGCGCTCGTCAGATAGTGCTTGATGGCAGCAAGTACGGTCTCTTCAATTTCCTGAGCGTCGAGAACCACAATCGGCTCCACCGGAACGGGAGCCTCTTTGACAACGGACTGGCTGATCTCCACAACCTTCGCCCCAGTAATCGAGAGGTCCGACACTTCGACGCCCCGACTGATAAGCAGTTCGCGAATCTGGTTGTCTCGCAGATAATCCTTGGTCCCCTGCGAAGGAGCCGGTAGCAGGGGGGTGGTGGCAAGATCATGGACCTCGCTAGGGGTCGCTGAGGAGATGTCGGCGATGTCGCCCAAGTAGACCACCGCACCACTATAACTGGCACGCTCGTGGAGCAGAAC contains:
- the flgK gene encoding flagellar hook-associated protein FlgK, which produces MSIFGSLQMAGNTLQAMQIGLHVVGNNIANANTPGYVRERAIFTPAPVQKIGNLTLGLGVEVAGIEQVIDKFLETRLRDAGSDLASAEVQEKVFNDLQAIIGELTDVDISSALTQFFNGIENVTSAPENVGIRDLVVKDGVSLTQRINSLDRRIKGVHADLSSRVQSIATEINTLTEEIRKLNLQIVTIEGGGTTGSDAGGLRSQRSVALTKLANLVDIKATEGETGVVNISLNGELLVFDGTSRKVESVGVEEDGVNTTRVRFVDNKSHLQVGGGELHGVYEARDNVLGSFLESFDNFAASLAFEFNKLYSQGQGIEGFTEVTSTARVDDPDVALNKAGLDFTPVNGSLQVLIRNRKDDVTKTHDIRIDLNGLDGNDTTLRSLAAELDAIEGLSARVDLDNRLVLESETNDIDFSFGIENPSDESGTLAALGINTFFTGSTARELNVNSQLRDGSGAGAKFAASTQGINEGSQNAIRLVALYDESLTTLDGSSIRGLYDTIINETTQGATISSAVADGFRVFAGTLEASSQAVSGVNIDEEAIDMILLQQTYQASARYISTLAQLLDTLINL
- the flgN gene encoding flagellar export chaperone FlgN; the encoded protein is MGEMDWEAELANLLSRLNNAQQSLFDLLSRKRELLIQRKLGELSALAPEEELLCAELQACHDRRQELLAQAASVGMPGDSIRSLAGHLPQQQAKGLQQPLDEAQRRSQLLRHHCMSQWVAVQRTMLHLSHMIEIIATGGHLKPTYGKGAAPSQSGSLMDQAV
- a CDS encoding flagellar basal body L-ring protein FlgH, translated to MIHRNLQIAFSFSALFALLAIGMSANWASAQDGSLYLQPSQGRDGLTLEDSSFMYQELPPESLPRQLQLHSIITVIVDVRSRFLSEGDAQNRKTQSLTAVLADWIRLENGSLKPAPQFDGDPRVSGTLNSQYRVQSDVELLDALAFRMAVEIVDIQPNGNLVIEGHQTINNNEEQWRISLSGVVRREAIQADNTVSSDAIYDLSIDKEEMGQVRDAYARGWFTKWYDRYKPF
- a CDS encoding rod-binding protein encodes the protein MKIDMNNLNAIKPLRAGMPTAQQQVESAEEVRDTFRQFVGEAFFGQMLKSMRSTQGKAAYFHGGHGEEVFRGQLDQVLSEEMTESSADQIADPMFRQQFPAQAAVLAKHDVGLKPSVEDLTSLRRW
- a CDS encoding flagellar basal body P-ring protein FlgI, whose product is MSRNISILKSLLLLVFVALTATSNLSSVYGRSVLRNICRVKGQEENVLRGLGLVVGLNGTGESNDPQTMRALARAMEIMGSPLPQQGIPGSGSFEELKKYKNVSLVMVSARIPATGARVGDKLNCEVSAINGKSLEGGRLAFAALQGPNVQDKKVYATAEGNIHLNSFEQPMVGTITGGCQMEADVFTPFVQNGYVTLILDKHHANFQTASDIVSTIRQTYFQNDDTAVQAANAANIIVRVPDAYSTDPVEFVSNLLELQCYNPEPESRVVINQRTGSIIIDGDVQIGDVVISHRNVLVEAVATPVQFLAIDQQQQETTKLQSLVDALNALKVPNEDAIEIIKGIDRSGKLHARLIVDQ
- a CDS encoding flagellin N-terminal helical domain-containing protein, which gives rise to MAGIIPIPNSRVSGLLLRQRLTQQFQNDQLQLFRLQEQIATGQRITLPSDDGPAALRAIALQRLIERKDQLGTNMRIGQQYLGASDIALQDVATQLADIKGSTLGVAGTLSSPEERDAAIAEINGYLENLVTLANRQFQGRYLFSGSKTSKPPYEIVDGNVVFNGDKGSIQSHSDFGVLFASNVSGHEVFGGTSAQVESSVDLNPALSINTKLSSLRGGRGLSPGGALTISDGTNQSIVDISGARTIGDVVRLIEENPPAGREILVSVTGTGLQLQLADPGGSLGGTLTVTEVANGTAARELGILEKTGVGTTPLVGQDLEPLLLKTTRLEDLLGSKAHTAIKSGSSSDNNDILVQAGVNGAAFNGVSVQYVDDDLLAAAPGLSAGNEVAQYDANARSATASLTLSGIGNDLILTAGSAGIDFNDVVINITDGGAIGDTASVSYDSLTKNLSIAVDSTGATTVQTVINEINNEGTFSAVHDNSLEASYVPAANIAAGDIGSVQGNTGNSGGEAKTLYIRIDPGASTANQVVSAINAEGTFSATVDPNDSTSAVEAGTGKVSLTATAATTSGGSGTTLDLNSGLRIVNGGDTYNISFENAETVEDVLNTLNNAGAGLHAEINSGGDGINIRSLLSGNDFQIGENGGTTASQLGVRTYGTATKLSDFNYGVGVPTQPGFQLPTTVGTDFTITSRDGQTFDIDLSTATSLSEVVTQINTVTGGDVTAQLSPPGNILELVDNTVPGTTDFSITQATGSLAAQYLGLVPNGDTSASTSGPAITGDDNRYIDFSITSASGEEFGIDLSGAETVGDVIDAINAITTSNITARLTSTGNGIELVDNTVGSGSLTVTQAEESQAAELLGFVPSGSSVASSSTGSLTSEDHNFLENKSVFNTLIRLRDALVNEDLNGVERALADINVDIDRVTFARAQIGATQQGLELSQLNLEDEDVRLRAALSEEMDVDLVEAISELTSRQIAMQASLQVTGNILQLSLLDFI
- the flgA gene encoding flagellar basal body P-ring formation chaperone FlgA — encoded protein: MKLTIALISLPLILSPIAADSLGANVLLHERASYSGAVVYLGDIADISSATPSEVHDLATTPLLPAPSQGTKDYLRDNQIRELLISRGVEVSDLSITGAKVVEISQSVVKEAPVPVEPIVVLDAQEIEETVLAAIKHYLTSATGHQEWELELSLTDATLNRLAKLGPELIADAGLSPWTGSQRFQISGRGTAPAVLVSATVDRFQETVVATRKIQAGDLIGIADVEIRLQGGNLPATAISSLEQVLGKEAIRAINPETILQNGQLRAPLQVQRGETVEVFARTGGITVKTFAVVKQDGSLGDLVQVETLDRKEKFAARVSGWKQLDVLPTGVSAADVATLHSSTRELR